In Dermacentor albipictus isolate Rhodes 1998 colony chromosome 6, USDA_Dalb.pri_finalv2, whole genome shotgun sequence, the following proteins share a genomic window:
- the LOC139061264 gene encoding uncharacterized protein isoform X3, producing MNENAPAAQPELLTTTQQPASPSPAQGETIKDTKPLQAPLPECSCQQCSYGNVRRMERTLGELQKLAIQLQNAECMHLRLENKIERVESRLLTVKILRHPSKCMHYVGLPNIAVFQSLLDYLNPLASEMAYWGSNQKGEKGLCGHRKDNELENEFLMTLLTLRRGIGGVELARNFLICESQVSRIFTTLVNLLQRELKKLTTLPSREALQPYLPKSFRDFADTRLVLDATEVRIQRSSSLSAQRQTFSAYKHFNAYKMLVGCTPGGYIAFVSRLRGGSVSDTTILESSGLLDELVEGDAVMVDKGFPFPYIPPVVTVYRPPFRQRHQKQMPPAAVHETRRIACARVHVERAIARVKSFRVLDRPFPISMVDIADHVFQACCFLSNFRNPLIKDEVAV from the exons ATGAATGAAAATGCACCTGCAGCCCAGCCGGAGCTACTAACCACCACGCAACAGCCTGCATCCCCGTCACCGGCTCAAGGGGAAACCATTAAAG ATACCAAGCCATTGCAGGCACCGCTGCCAGAATGCAGTTGTCAACAGTGCAGTTATGGCAACGTGAGACGCATGGAGCGCACTCTCGGTGAACTGCAGAAACTTGCTATCCAGCTTCAGAACGCAGAATGCATGCACCTAAGGCTTGAAAACAAGATTGAAAGGGTAGAGTCAAGACTTCTCACAGTAAAAATACTGCGTCATCCAAGCAAATGCATGCATTATGTTGGACTTCCAAACATTGCAGTTTTCCAAAGCTTACTGGACTACCTAAACCCCCTTGCTAGTGAAATGGCATACTGGGGTTCGAACCAGAAAGGCGAAAAGGGCCTCTGTGGCCATCGAAAAGATAATGAATTGGAAAATGAGTTCTTAATGACATTGCTTACGCTGAGAAGAGGAATAGGTGGTGTAGAGCTAGCACGCAACTTCCTAATTTGTGAAAGCCAGGTTAGCCGCATCTTCACCACATTGGTGAATCTGCTCCAACGAGAGCTAAAAAAACTGACTACGCTACCTTCTCGGGAAGCCTTGCAACCATACCTGCCGAAGTCATTTCGTGACTTTGCGGACACAAGATTGGTTCTTGATGCAACTGAAGTGAGAATTCAGCGATCATCGTCGCTAAGTGCCCAAAGGCAAACATTTTCAGCATACAAACATTTCAACGCATACAAGATGCTTGTGGGGTGCACTCCTGGTGGATACATAGCGTTTGTTTCCCGCCTTCGGGGTGGGTCAGTGTCAGACACGACGATTCTGGAAAGCAGTGGATTGCTCGACGAGTTAGTAGAAGGAGATGCAGTCATGGTGGACAAAGGTTTCCCCTTCCCCTACATACCACCTGTAGTGACTGTGTACCGACCACCATTCCGTCAGCGTCATCAAAAACAGATGCCACCAGCTGCAGTCCATGAAACGCGGCGCATTGCCTGTGCAAGAGTCCATGTTGAACGGGCTATTGCACGCGTGAAAAGTTTTCGTGTACTTGACCGGCCATTCCCAATTTCCATGGTTGATATTGCTGACCACGTGTTTCAAGCGTGCTGCTTCCTCAGCAATTTTAGGAATCCACTCATAAAAGATGAAGTGGCTGTATAA
- the LOC139061264 gene encoding uncharacterized protein isoform X1, whose product MFCYTRTPCQASADWHSRWLKNQGAASTKQQGSKNTGSQLPATQQPTAPSLNQGKASKGAGMNENAPAAQPELLTTTQQPASPSPAQGETIKDTKPLQAPLPECSCQQCSYGNVRRMERTLGELQKLAIQLQNAECMHLRLENKIERVESRLLTVKILRHPSKCMHYVGLPNIAVFQSLLDYLNPLASEMAYWGSNQKGEKGLCGHRKDNELENEFLMTLLTLRRGIGGVELARNFLICESQVSRIFTTLVNLLQRELKKLTTLPSREALQPYLPKSFRDFADTRLVLDATEVRIQRSSSLSAQRQTFSAYKHFNAYKMLVGCTPGGYIAFVSRLRGGSVSDTTILESSGLLDELVEGDAVMVDKGFPFPYIPPVVTVYRPPFRQRHQKQMPPAAVHETRRIACARVHVERAIARVKSFRVLDRPFPISMVDIADHVFQACCFLSNFRNPLIKDEVAV is encoded by the exons GCGCTGCTTCTACAAAGCAGCAAGGTAGCAAGAACACAGGAAGTCAGCTCCCTGCCACACAGCAACCTACAGCCCCTTCGTTGAACCAAGGGAAGGCCAGTAAAG GTGCTGGCATGAATGAAAATGCACCTGCAGCCCAGCCGGAGCTACTAACCACCACGCAACAGCCTGCATCCCCGTCACCGGCTCAAGGGGAAACCATTAAAG ATACCAAGCCATTGCAGGCACCGCTGCCAGAATGCAGTTGTCAACAGTGCAGTTATGGCAACGTGAGACGCATGGAGCGCACTCTCGGTGAACTGCAGAAACTTGCTATCCAGCTTCAGAACGCAGAATGCATGCACCTAAGGCTTGAAAACAAGATTGAAAGGGTAGAGTCAAGACTTCTCACAGTAAAAATACTGCGTCATCCAAGCAAATGCATGCATTATGTTGGACTTCCAAACATTGCAGTTTTCCAAAGCTTACTGGACTACCTAAACCCCCTTGCTAGTGAAATGGCATACTGGGGTTCGAACCAGAAAGGCGAAAAGGGCCTCTGTGGCCATCGAAAAGATAATGAATTGGAAAATGAGTTCTTAATGACATTGCTTACGCTGAGAAGAGGAATAGGTGGTGTAGAGCTAGCACGCAACTTCCTAATTTGTGAAAGCCAGGTTAGCCGCATCTTCACCACATTGGTGAATCTGCTCCAACGAGAGCTAAAAAAACTGACTACGCTACCTTCTCGGGAAGCCTTGCAACCATACCTGCCGAAGTCATTTCGTGACTTTGCGGACACAAGATTGGTTCTTGATGCAACTGAAGTGAGAATTCAGCGATCATCGTCGCTAAGTGCCCAAAGGCAAACATTTTCAGCATACAAACATTTCAACGCATACAAGATGCTTGTGGGGTGCACTCCTGGTGGATACATAGCGTTTGTTTCCCGCCTTCGGGGTGGGTCAGTGTCAGACACGACGATTCTGGAAAGCAGTGGATTGCTCGACGAGTTAGTAGAAGGAGATGCAGTCATGGTGGACAAAGGTTTCCCCTTCCCCTACATACCACCTGTAGTGACTGTGTACCGACCACCATTCCGTCAGCGTCATCAAAAACAGATGCCACCAGCTGCAGTCCATGAAACGCGGCGCATTGCCTGTGCAAGAGTCCATGTTGAACGGGCTATTGCACGCGTGAAAAGTTTTCGTGTACTTGACCGGCCATTCCCAATTTCCATGGTTGATATTGCTGACCACGTGTTTCAAGCGTGCTGCTTCCTCAGCAATTTTAGGAATCCACTCATAAAAGATGAAGTGGCTGTATAA
- the LOC139061264 gene encoding uncharacterized protein isoform X2 has product MVSIAYVVTAVTNTEDSNTYDPGAASTKQQGSKNTGSQLPATQQPTAPSLNQGKASKGAGMNENAPAAQPELLTTTQQPASPSPAQGETIKDTKPLQAPLPECSCQQCSYGNVRRMERTLGELQKLAIQLQNAECMHLRLENKIERVESRLLTVKILRHPSKCMHYVGLPNIAVFQSLLDYLNPLASEMAYWGSNQKGEKGLCGHRKDNELENEFLMTLLTLRRGIGGVELARNFLICESQVSRIFTTLVNLLQRELKKLTTLPSREALQPYLPKSFRDFADTRLVLDATEVRIQRSSSLSAQRQTFSAYKHFNAYKMLVGCTPGGYIAFVSRLRGGSVSDTTILESSGLLDELVEGDAVMVDKGFPFPYIPPVVTVYRPPFRQRHQKQMPPAAVHETRRIACARVHVERAIARVKSFRVLDRPFPISMVDIADHVFQACCFLSNFRNPLIKDEVAV; this is encoded by the exons GCGCTGCTTCTACAAAGCAGCAAGGTAGCAAGAACACAGGAAGTCAGCTCCCTGCCACACAGCAACCTACAGCCCCTTCGTTGAACCAAGGGAAGGCCAGTAAAG GTGCTGGCATGAATGAAAATGCACCTGCAGCCCAGCCGGAGCTACTAACCACCACGCAACAGCCTGCATCCCCGTCACCGGCTCAAGGGGAAACCATTAAAG ATACCAAGCCATTGCAGGCACCGCTGCCAGAATGCAGTTGTCAACAGTGCAGTTATGGCAACGTGAGACGCATGGAGCGCACTCTCGGTGAACTGCAGAAACTTGCTATCCAGCTTCAGAACGCAGAATGCATGCACCTAAGGCTTGAAAACAAGATTGAAAGGGTAGAGTCAAGACTTCTCACAGTAAAAATACTGCGTCATCCAAGCAAATGCATGCATTATGTTGGACTTCCAAACATTGCAGTTTTCCAAAGCTTACTGGACTACCTAAACCCCCTTGCTAGTGAAATGGCATACTGGGGTTCGAACCAGAAAGGCGAAAAGGGCCTCTGTGGCCATCGAAAAGATAATGAATTGGAAAATGAGTTCTTAATGACATTGCTTACGCTGAGAAGAGGAATAGGTGGTGTAGAGCTAGCACGCAACTTCCTAATTTGTGAAAGCCAGGTTAGCCGCATCTTCACCACATTGGTGAATCTGCTCCAACGAGAGCTAAAAAAACTGACTACGCTACCTTCTCGGGAAGCCTTGCAACCATACCTGCCGAAGTCATTTCGTGACTTTGCGGACACAAGATTGGTTCTTGATGCAACTGAAGTGAGAATTCAGCGATCATCGTCGCTAAGTGCCCAAAGGCAAACATTTTCAGCATACAAACATTTCAACGCATACAAGATGCTTGTGGGGTGCACTCCTGGTGGATACATAGCGTTTGTTTCCCGCCTTCGGGGTGGGTCAGTGTCAGACACGACGATTCTGGAAAGCAGTGGATTGCTCGACGAGTTAGTAGAAGGAGATGCAGTCATGGTGGACAAAGGTTTCCCCTTCCCCTACATACCACCTGTAGTGACTGTGTACCGACCACCATTCCGTCAGCGTCATCAAAAACAGATGCCACCAGCTGCAGTCCATGAAACGCGGCGCATTGCCTGTGCAAGAGTCCATGTTGAACGGGCTATTGCACGCGTGAAAAGTTTTCGTGTACTTGACCGGCCATTCCCAATTTCCATGGTTGATATTGCTGACCACGTGTTTCAAGCGTGCTGCTTCCTCAGCAATTTTAGGAATCCACTCATAAAAGATGAAGTGGCTGTATAA